Sequence from the Chloroflexota bacterium genome:
GAGCCATATTCAAATCCGTCTATCACTCCCCGCTGAAAAGATTCGTAAATCTCCCCGCCGGGTAAGAAGATTACCGAGGCACCTAGATTGGTAAGTATTTCACCCCAGTCGCCGGCGGTTCGGAATTTCAGCCCTTTGAAGTCAGCAAGTGATGTTAGCGGCTTATTACTAAAGCCAAACATCTCGGCGCGACCTATCTGAGCTACAGAGACGTTCACCACGTTGTAGTCCTTAACCATCCTGTCTAATAGCTCCTTACCTCCTCCATCAAGATACCAGGTTAAATACTCTAGTGGAGGCGGACCGGCCACCACAATGGCATAGAGACCACCGGCGGAGAACTTATCCATATTATAGTGGTAGCTGGTATAAGCCACCTCAATGGTGCCGGCGTTTACGGCGTCAAACTCTTTTGACGCTGGTACGACAGCGCCACCGGAAAAGGCCTCAATGATTAAGCGCCCCTGACTCATGGTAGCAATATTAGCAACCGCGCGTTCGATCATTTTAAACTCAGGAAATCCGCTCGGCCAATAGGTGGCTAACCTCCACTTAATCACCTCCGGTGGTTGTGCCGGAGCTGGTGCGGGTGCTGGCGCTGGTGCAGGTACTGGAGCAGGTGCAGGAGCTGGAGC
This genomic interval carries:
- the dctP gene encoding TRAP transporter substrate-binding protein DctP; this encodes APAPAPAPVPAPAPAPAPAPAQPPEVIKWRLATYWPSGFPEFKMIERAVANIATMSQGRLIIEAFSGGAVVPASKEFDAVNAGTIEVAYTSYHYNMDKFSAGGLYAIVVAGPPPLEYLTWYLDGGGKELLDRMVKDYNVVNVSVAQIGRAEMFGFSNKPLTSLADFKGLKFRTAGDWGEILTNLGASVIFLPGGEIYESFQRGVIDGFEYGSPAGNWGMGFHEIAKYGVFPGIHAPSVLSPYVVNKAAWANLPDDLKAIADHAWMSETLRFLSLAAVQDMEAIAKYKDYGLEFFYLPEDVQKDVEKAAAEFYDDIAAKDPFVAEVLKSMRDFSKAYRETDQLQFPYYK